The Terriglobales bacterium genome has a window encoding:
- a CDS encoding PAS domain S-box protein, translated as MQVPRKPVLLAVILLGAHAAVIAFLKGRFPGPILSDLIQLALGILALVTALQAAHRSGAFGRMFWRLVASGFAIWCIGQALGCYYSSILHRPTLSLWGIDVFFTTWIAPLVMCLFLDPESESEGVDWPRILDFAQVAIVVVLVYVYFSNLVHGGSLGSWRLSLIIDGLTTVGFFVRAWYTRSDPASILFRRFGYFRLLAFLTDLYLASGVLIPPDSGGWFDLVWSLPWLIPVITATSWKDSDRPVSAPRPFLQFRRLLIMQVLPLIFPCLVLLMAAEVARVQLEIAGMAVLLSLVISYARLLLAQREQQHSAEALRLNHNLLQAIIEGTSEAIFIKGLQGRYIMINTAGAGLLGRPAYEVIGKDDRDFFSADMVQQIVQEDRSVIESAKTHTYESVRTIAGAPRIFLATKSPYRDAQGNVMGLIGISLDITERKQAEQAVQESEKRFRTLFQGSTIGISLIDMEGNAVDTNPAYRKMLALSPQEPVSNALFDELTYPANRQADAARYAELISGRRDQDRREKRYVLRDGRTVWADLNLSVLKDFQGKPQYVMAMAIDISERKRLEEQLRLAQRMEAIGTLSGGIAHDFNNILTVVKGYADLVLSRSRLDHELRTQVEQIDGAAEQAAALTRQLLAFSRRQVLQPKVFDLNVLVIDMEKMLRRLIGEHIEMTTVTGPELSLVKADRSQIEQVIMNLVVNARDVMPNGGQLTLETSNKNLDESWAREHVGAVPGHYVMLAVSDTGVGMDSEVQAHIFEPFFTTKEPGKGTGLGLSMVYGIVKQSGGYIWVYSEPGRGTTFKIYLPRVDEPTVVTRAERLPAAAVKGNETILLVEDDQGVRELTRAVLTASGYSVLIGDDALAVASLCERYTGPIHLLLTDMVMPGLSGPELATQVVARRPQIKVLYMSGYTNSALFQQRVLDADVFFLQKPFTPASLTVKVREVLDGRAAHS; from the coding sequence ATGCAGGTACCTCGGAAACCTGTGCTCTTGGCGGTCATCCTGTTGGGGGCCCATGCGGCTGTCATTGCTTTTCTTAAGGGCCGCTTCCCCGGGCCTATCCTCTCTGACCTTATTCAGCTTGCGCTTGGAATCCTGGCCCTGGTTACTGCCTTGCAAGCTGCCCACCGTTCCGGCGCATTTGGACGCATGTTCTGGAGGTTGGTCGCCTCAGGTTTCGCTATCTGGTGTATCGGCCAGGCCCTTGGGTGCTACTACAGCAGCATCTTGCATCGTCCCACTTTGAGCTTGTGGGGCATTGACGTGTTTTTTACCACGTGGATTGCTCCCCTGGTGATGTGCCTGTTTCTCGATCCGGAGTCAGAGTCGGAGGGGGTGGATTGGCCACGAATTCTCGACTTTGCACAGGTGGCCATCGTCGTCGTATTGGTGTACGTCTATTTTTCGAACCTGGTGCATGGCGGGTCATTGGGTTCGTGGCGATTGTCTTTGATCATTGATGGATTGACTACTGTGGGGTTCTTCGTTCGGGCATGGTATACACGTTCCGATCCCGCAAGCATTCTTTTCCGGCGGTTTGGATACTTCCGGCTGCTGGCCTTTCTCACGGACCTCTATCTCGCCTCAGGCGTGCTCATACCACCAGACAGCGGCGGATGGTTCGATCTGGTATGGAGCCTGCCGTGGTTGATACCGGTCATAACCGCTACGTCATGGAAAGACAGCGATCGTCCAGTTTCAGCCCCGCGGCCGTTTTTGCAGTTCCGACGGCTGCTGATCATGCAGGTGCTTCCCCTTATCTTTCCCTGCCTGGTTTTATTGATGGCAGCGGAGGTCGCGAGGGTGCAACTCGAGATAGCTGGAATGGCGGTTCTGCTTTCCCTGGTTATTTCTTACGCGCGTCTGCTGCTGGCGCAACGTGAGCAGCAACACAGCGCGGAGGCGCTCCGGCTGAACCACAATCTTTTGCAGGCGATCATCGAAGGTACGAGTGAAGCCATCTTCATAAAAGGTCTGCAAGGGCGCTACATCATGATCAACACGGCGGGCGCCGGATTGTTGGGCCGGCCGGCGTATGAAGTCATTGGCAAAGATGATCGTGATTTTTTCTCTGCCGATATGGTGCAACAAATAGTGCAGGAAGATCGTTCAGTCATTGAATCAGCTAAGACACACACTTACGAGAGCGTGCGCACAATAGCAGGCGCTCCACGTATATTTCTTGCCACCAAAAGCCCGTATCGCGATGCGCAAGGTAATGTAATGGGTCTGATTGGTATTTCTCTTGATATCACAGAGCGCAAACAGGCCGAACAGGCAGTGCAGGAAAGTGAAAAACGGTTCCGGACTCTCTTTCAGGGATCGACGATCGGTATCAGCTTGATTGACATGGAAGGCAATGCAGTAGACACGAACCCTGCTTATCGCAAAATGCTGGCACTCAGCCCCCAGGAGCCGGTCAGCAATGCGTTGTTCGACGAACTTACCTACCCTGCAAATCGTCAGGCAGATGCGGCGCGCTATGCAGAGCTCATCAGCGGAAGACGCGACCAGGACCGGCGAGAAAAACGGTATGTGCTGCGCGACGGCCGCACGGTCTGGGCAGATTTGAATCTCTCAGTACTGAAAGATTTTCAGGGCAAGCCGCAATATGTTATGGCCATGGCCATAGATATCAGCGAGCGCAAGCGGCTGGAGGAGCAACTTCGCCTGGCCCAAAGAATGGAGGCCATCGGCACGCTTTCAGGAGGCATCGCTCATGATTTCAACAACATATTGACGGTGGTGAAAGGTTATGCCGACCTGGTCCTGAGCCGCTCGCGTCTCGACCATGAGCTTCGTACCCAGGTCGAACAAATTGACGGAGCTGCAGAGCAGGCGGCAGCGCTCACGCGCCAGTTGCTGGCTTTCAGCCGCAGGCAGGTGTTGCAGCCGAAGGTGTTCGATCTCAACGTGCTGGTGATCGACATGGAAAAGATGTTGCGCCGTTTGATTGGTGAACATATTGAAATGACAACCGTCACGGGGCCGGAGCTGAGCCTGGTAAAAGCTGATCGCAGCCAGATCGAGCAGGTAATCATGAACCTGGTGGTCAACGCGCGTGACGTCATGCCCAACGGTGGCCAGCTCACGCTCGAAACAAGCAACAAGAACCTGGATGAAAGTTGGGCACGCGAGCACGTAGGCGCTGTTCCCGGACATTATGTGATGCTGGCAGTCAGCGATACGGGCGTTGGCATGGATTCCGAAGTACAAGCGCACATCTTCGAGCCTTTTTTCACGACCAAAGAACCAGGCAAGGGAACTGGCCTGGGCCTTTCCATGGTGTATGGCATCGTGAAGCAAAGCGGCGGCTACATTTGGGTCTATAGCGAGCCAGGGCGGGGAACCACTTTTAAAATCTATCTGCCGCGGGTGGATGAGCCTACGGTTGTGACGCGGGCCGAGCGTCTCCCGGCAGCCGCAGTGAAAGGCAATGAGACGATTCTTCTGGTGGAAGACGACCAGGGAGTTCGAGAGTTGACGCGCGCGGTTTTGACTGCTTCCGGCTACTCCGTCCTGATTGGAGATGATGCGTTAGCCGTGGCTTCTTTATGTGAGCGCTACACCGGCCCCATTCACCTGCTTTTGACCGATATGGTCATGCCTGGTCTGAGCGGTCCGGAACTGGCTACGCAAGTTGTTGCCCGCAGGCCACAAATTAAGGTGTTGTATATGTCGGGATATACGAACAGCGCGCTCTTCCAGCAGAGAGTGCTTGATGCCGACGTTTTCTTTTTGCAAAAACCGTTTACGCCGGCCTCACTCACGGTTAAGGTGCGCGAAGTGCTGGATGGCCGTGCAGCGCACAGCTAG